CGTGGCGGCGGTGCTGGCACTCGGCGGAACACTGGCAGTGGCGGCCGGGCGGGCGACGCGCGGATGGCGGCCCGACCCGGGACGCCCCGCCGCGCGAGGGCTCGGACCCGCGGTCGCACTCGGAATGCCGCTGCTGCTCGCCGTCTCCTCGGGGCTGGCGTTCGCGTTCGGCGTCGTCGGGGTCGCGATCCCGGCGTTCGCCGCGGAGCGGTCCGGTGGGGACGCCGACGGGCTGGCCGGGCTGCTGCTCGGTCTCTGGGGAGTCGGCAGCGTGACTGGTGGGCTCTGGTACGGAACGCGGCAGTTCCGCCGATCGCTGCCGACGCAGTGGGCGGTGGCGCTCGGTGCGGTCGCGGCCGGGCTGGCCACGCTGGCGCTGGTGCCGTCCGCCGGGGTGATGGCGGTCGCGCTGCTGGTCGGCGGCCTGACCTTGGCGCCCGCGCTGACGGTGGAAAACGCGCTGGTGTCGCGGATCGCTCCGGCCGGAATGGTGAACGAGGCTTACACCTGGGTCGCCACCGTCGTGTTCGCCGCCTCGGCGGCGGGGGCTGCGGTGGCTGGGGTGCTCGTCGAGCAGGAGTCGGGGGTGGCGCTCGCGTTCACGCTCGCGGCACTGACCACCGGAGCCGGGGCGGTCGCCGCCGCCTTGCCCCGCAGCGCTCTGCGCCGGGTGACCACGCGCACGGCCTGATCGCCCGCGGCGCCACGCCTGAGTGCCGAGCGTCGCCGTGGTGCGCGTCCTGGTTGTCGCCGTTTCCGGGTGCCCGCCGAGATGGTTGGCGTGGATTCCGTGCCATGGTCCGGGATTCACGCCAACACTGCACGCGCAGCCCGGAAAACGCGACAACCAGGCCCGATCGACCCGGCAAACGACATCCATCAGCGCGCCACCCGGCCACTACCTCTGCCGAGCAGTTACGGCCCGCAACTGCGGAAATGAGGAGCGTAAGGATGGATTGTGAGACCTGCTTCGGTTAACCCCGGGGCAGGTCTTCACACTGAGGGGGTACAACCCCGTCGACCGGAGGTGGACGTGCGAGCTGACCAGGTGACCGATGCGTGCGCGGAACACGGCGAAGGACCGGTCTGGGACACCGGGAACGGCGTGCTCCGCTTCGTCGACATGCTGGTGGGCGCGGT
This genomic window from Cryptosporangium minutisporangium contains:
- a CDS encoding MFS transporter, translating into MSDLSSTGDRRGFNAGFSRYADVWRLPGGRTLLIGSVLGRLPIGMAPLLLVLLVEGSTGSYTDAGIASAAYAVANAIVGPVLGRLADRFHPVPVLLGTAIAWPIAAGGVLAATTADAPAPVLWATSALLGACLPPLTATVRSVWTELTTGPTSGLRESALALETTAFELVFVLGPMVVGALAVVTEPTVSLVVAAVLALGGTLAVAAGRATRGWRPDPGRPAARGLGPAVALGMPLLLAVSSGLAFAFGVVGVAIPAFAAERSGGDADGLAGLLLGLWGVGSVTGGLWYGTRQFRRSLPTQWAVALGAVAAGLATLALVPSAGVMAVALLVGGLTLAPALTVENALVSRIAPAGMVNEAYTWVATVVFAASAAGAAVAGVLVEQESGVALAFTLAALTTGAGAVAAALPRSALRRVTTRTA